In Massilia forsythiae, one DNA window encodes the following:
- a CDS encoding MFS transporter yields MIKKSLAPLALGGFGIGMTEFVMMGILPDIARDLHATIPQAGYLISAYAVGVVVGAPTLVGMLGHRPPRSVLIWFMLLFAVFNALSAFAPNFQTVLLCRFLAGLPHGAFFGVGAVVATRLADKGKEAAALASMFSGLTLANVVGVPAGTWLGHNMSWRIVFLIVAAIGLAAAVMLHKLVPWFAGTPGAGLRNDLRIFRNPKLWLALGITSIGTGGLFAWLSYIAPLLTDVSGFHANMIPMIMIVVGVGMTFGVNLGGRLADRVAPLRAIIILLVTMAVLLGLTAVLARSQAAMVVLAFAVGANALALGPSIQILLIEESREAEMLGSSLGQSGFNIGNATGAFLGGIPLTLGFSYTSPQWVAVGLALCGLGLALAMVAHGRRSDAGVLA; encoded by the coding sequence ATGATCAAGAAAAGCCTGGCTCCGCTGGCCCTCGGCGGTTTCGGTATCGGCATGACGGAATTCGTCATGATGGGCATCCTGCCCGACATCGCGCGCGACCTGCACGCCACCATTCCGCAGGCGGGCTACCTGATCTCGGCCTATGCGGTCGGCGTGGTGGTCGGTGCGCCGACGCTGGTCGGCATGCTGGGACACCGTCCGCCGCGCAGCGTGCTGATCTGGTTCATGCTGCTGTTCGCGGTGTTCAATGCGCTGTCGGCGTTCGCGCCGAATTTCCAGACCGTGCTGCTGTGCCGCTTCCTGGCCGGCTTGCCGCACGGCGCCTTCTTCGGCGTCGGCGCCGTGGTGGCGACGCGCCTGGCGGACAAGGGCAAGGAAGCGGCGGCGCTGGCCAGCATGTTTTCCGGGCTGACGCTGGCCAACGTGGTCGGCGTGCCGGCCGGCACCTGGCTCGGTCATAACATGAGCTGGCGCATCGTGTTCCTGATCGTGGCCGCCATCGGCCTGGCCGCCGCCGTCATGCTGCACAAGCTGGTGCCGTGGTTCGCCGGGACGCCGGGCGCCGGCTTGCGCAACGACTTGCGCATCTTCCGCAACCCGAAGCTGTGGCTGGCACTGGGCATCACCTCGATCGGCACCGGCGGCCTGTTCGCCTGGCTGAGCTACATCGCGCCGCTGCTGACCGACGTGTCCGGCTTCCACGCCAACATGATCCCGATGATCATGATCGTGGTCGGCGTCGGCATGACCTTCGGCGTGAACCTGGGCGGCAGGCTGGCCGACCGGGTGGCGCCGCTGCGCGCCATCATCATCCTGCTGGTCACGATGGCGGTGCTGCTGGGCCTGACCGCCGTGCTGGCGCGTTCGCAGGCGGCGATGGTGGTGCTGGCGTTCGCAGTCGGCGCCAATGCGCTGGCACTGGGGCCGTCGATCCAGATCCTGCTGATCGAAGAGTCGCGCGAAGCCGAGATGCTGGGCTCGTCGCTGGGGCAGTCGGGGTTCAATATCGGCAATGCCACCGGGGCGTTCCTGGGCGGGATTCCGCTGACGCTGGGGTTTTCGTACACCTCGCCGCAGTGGGTGGCGGTGGGATTGGCGCTGTGCGGGCTGGGGTTGGCGCTGGCGATGGTGGCGCATGGGCGCCGCAGCGATGCAGGTGTGCTGGCTTGA
- a CDS encoding IMPACT family protein, whose product MPQTLLAPAHHELLIKKSRFIACVQPMPDRAGAQQVVAGLRARHPGAAHVCWALLAGGHSAAVDDGEPSGTAGRPMLDVLRHQDLDGVLATVVRYFGGVKLGAGGLVRAYTDSVAQALLAAHKVAIVRQRRLRCSAPYPLEGLLRRELDLAGAVLEQVDHLDVVGFVFSLPEDRAPALVARLNEAGNGRIAWRNEADDPDDGHGG is encoded by the coding sequence ATGCCCCAAACCCTCCTCGCCCCCGCCCACCACGAGCTGCTCATCAAGAAGAGCCGCTTCATCGCCTGCGTGCAACCGATGCCGGACCGCGCCGGCGCGCAGCAGGTGGTTGCGGGCCTGCGCGCCCGGCATCCGGGTGCCGCGCATGTGTGCTGGGCGCTGCTGGCCGGCGGCCACTCGGCCGCGGTCGACGACGGTGAGCCGAGCGGCACCGCCGGGCGGCCGATGCTGGACGTGCTGCGCCACCAGGACCTGGACGGCGTGCTGGCCACCGTGGTGCGCTACTTCGGCGGCGTCAAGCTGGGCGCGGGCGGACTGGTGCGCGCCTACACCGACAGCGTAGCGCAGGCGCTGCTGGCCGCGCACAAGGTCGCCATCGTGCGCCAGCGGCGGCTGCGCTGCAGCGCGCCCTACCCGCTCGAAGGCTTGCTGCGGCGCGAACTGGACCTGGCCGGTGCGGTGCTGGAACAGGTGGATCACCTGGACGTTGTCGGCTTCGTGTTTTCGCTTCCCGAGGACAGGGCCCCTGCGCTGGTGGCGCGCCTGAACGAGGCCGGCAACGGCCGCATCGCCTGGCGCAACGAGGCGGACGACCCGGACGACGGGCACGGCGGCTGA
- a CDS encoding PEP-CTERM sorting domain-containing protein yields MKAVVSILATGLALSLSAGANASVVKYAYKAKVSSIREKDIVTGNFYNVDRSDFAEKPVAIGDIITGFFQYDTDVPLSRFQPQQTAGSEDLSYDSGATDFISYYDTMTGLAFESMLSLNWLGATFVTNSAPAVGTYAYAPDTFDMKRSAYGDVFYKSAYISLYNFRGNVFDNASIPASLSLASFSYAHINSSFLRTNDDGFMMFSSDLTALEQVDVPEPSSTMLFAAAGLALFGLRRKRG; encoded by the coding sequence ATGAAAGCCGTTGTTTCAATTCTGGCTACAGGTCTGGCTTTAAGTTTGAGTGCAGGTGCCAATGCATCCGTTGTCAAATACGCGTACAAGGCGAAGGTTTCTTCGATTCGTGAGAAAGACATCGTGACCGGCAATTTCTACAACGTCGATCGCAGCGATTTCGCCGAAAAACCCGTAGCGATCGGCGACATCATCACCGGCTTCTTCCAATACGACACCGACGTCCCGTTGAGCCGTTTCCAACCGCAGCAAACGGCAGGGTCGGAGGATCTGTCTTATGATTCCGGAGCAACCGATTTCATCAGCTACTACGACACCATGACGGGGCTGGCATTCGAATCGATGCTTTCCTTGAACTGGTTGGGCGCGACCTTCGTTACCAATAGTGCTCCGGCTGTCGGCACTTATGCATATGCACCGGATACTTTTGACATGAAACGTTCAGCATACGGAGATGTGTTCTACAAATCGGCATATATCAGTCTGTACAACTTTAGGGGCAACGTTTTCGACAATGCCTCCATTCCAGCATCGCTGAGTCTCGCTTCGTTTTCGTATGCGCATATCAATAGTTCTTTTCTGCGCACGAACGACGACGGCTTCATGATGTTTTCGTCCGATTTGACCGCACTGGAACAGGTCGATGTGCCCGAGCCGAGCAGCACAATGCTGTTCGCAGCGGCGGGTCTGGCATTGTTCGGCTTGAGAAGGAAGCGCGGCTGA
- a CDS encoding GspE/PulE family protein: MNTTATATAPKAKPKTLDLQTLFSWLLADGIVDKSTVKPHFAQAQGILKAAAGSMHPLTAIAQCKIVSGKAPHKLLTLDLLSEWCAAKIGLPFLRIDPLKIDFTKVADVMSASYAARFNILPVELGPGTLLVASADPFHTEWQDEIARISRRRIDLVIANPLDIAQYISQFFSLAKSIRDANKSNGQDLALRNNFEQLVELGKLNKQVDANDQHIVNIVDWLWSYAFEQRASDIHLEPKRDAGAIRFRIDGVLHQVYQVPAVVMLAMTARIKLLGRMDVIEKRRPQDGRIKTRTNTGQEVELRLSTMPTAFGEKLVMRIFDPEVVVKTLPELGFPPEDAQRWDALTKRPHGIILVTGPTGSGKTTTLYTTLKALATSEVNVCTVEDPIEMVEAAFNQMQVQPGIDLSFADGVRALMRQDPDIIMVGEIRDLETAEMAIQAALTGHLVLSTLHTNDAPSAVMRLLELGVPHYLLEATLIGIMAQRLVRTLCPHCKSPDGELNDDVWNSIGGAWKIPKPATVYRPIGCPECRQTGYRGRTGLYELATVTEAFTRLIQEDTDLAALRRQSMADGMKPLRLAGAFKVIEGVTTAEEVLKTTTSH; encoded by the coding sequence ATGAACACCACCGCCACCGCCACCGCGCCCAAAGCCAAGCCGAAAACGCTCGACCTGCAAACCCTGTTTTCCTGGCTGCTGGCCGACGGCATCGTCGACAAGTCGACGGTGAAGCCGCATTTCGCCCAGGCGCAGGGCATCCTCAAGGCGGCGGCCGGCTCGATGCACCCGCTGACGGCCATCGCCCAGTGCAAGATCGTCTCCGGCAAGGCGCCCCATAAACTGCTGACGCTGGACCTGCTGAGCGAATGGTGCGCCGCCAAGATCGGCCTGCCCTTCCTGCGCATCGATCCATTGAAGATCGACTTCACCAAGGTGGCCGACGTGATGTCGGCCAGCTACGCCGCGCGCTTCAACATCCTGCCGGTGGAACTGGGGCCGGGCACGCTGCTGGTAGCCAGTGCCGACCCCTTCCACACCGAATGGCAGGACGAGATCGCGCGCATCTCGCGCCGCCGCATCGACTTGGTGATCGCCAATCCGCTCGACATCGCGCAATACATCTCGCAGTTCTTCAGCCTGGCGAAGTCGATCCGCGATGCCAACAAGTCGAACGGCCAGGACCTGGCGCTGCGCAACAACTTCGAGCAACTGGTCGAACTGGGCAAGCTGAACAAGCAGGTCGACGCCAACGACCAGCACATCGTCAATATCGTCGACTGGCTGTGGAGCTACGCCTTCGAGCAGCGCGCCTCGGACATCCACCTGGAACCGAAGCGCGACGCCGGCGCCATCCGCTTCCGCATCGACGGCGTGCTGCACCAGGTCTACCAGGTGCCGGCCGTGGTGATGCTGGCGATGACGGCGCGCATCAAGCTGCTGGGACGGATGGACGTGATCGAAAAACGCCGCCCGCAGGACGGCCGCATCAAGACCCGGACAAACACGGGACAGGAGGTCGAGCTGCGCCTGTCGACCATGCCGACCGCCTTCGGCGAAAAGCTGGTGATGCGCATCTTCGACCCGGAAGTGGTGGTCAAGACCCTGCCCGAACTCGGTTTTCCGCCGGAGGATGCGCAGCGCTGGGATGCGCTCACCAAGCGCCCGCACGGTATCATCCTGGTCACCGGCCCGACCGGCTCCGGCAAGACCACGACCCTGTACACCACGCTGAAAGCGCTCGCCACCAGCGAAGTCAACGTGTGCACGGTCGAAGACCCGATCGAGATGGTGGAAGCGGCGTTTAACCAGATGCAGGTGCAGCCGGGCATCGACCTGTCGTTCGCCGACGGCGTGCGCGCGCTGATGCGCCAGGACCCGGACATCATCATGGTCGGCGAGATCCGCGACCTGGAAACCGCCGAGATGGCGATCCAGGCGGCGCTGACCGGCCACCTGGTGCTGTCGACGCTGCACACCAACGACGCGCCCTCGGCGGTGATGCGCCTGCTGGAACTGGGCGTGCCGCACTACCTGCTGGAAGCGACGCTGATCGGCATCATGGCCCAGCGCCTGGTGCGCACGCTGTGCCCGCACTGCAAGTCGCCGGACGGCGAACTCAACGACGACGTCTGGAACAGCATCGGCGGTGCTTGGAAGATCCCGAAGCCGGCGACCGTGTACCGTCCGATCGGCTGCCCGGAATGCCGCCAGACCGGCTACCGCGGCCGCACCGGCCTGTACGAACTGGCCACCGTTACCGAGGCGTTCACGCGCCTGATCCAGGAAGACACCGACCTCGCCGCCCTGCGCCGCCAGAGCATGGCCGACGGCATGAAGCCGCTGCGCCTTGCCGGCGCCTTCAAGGTGATCGAGGGCGTGACCACGGCCGAGGAAGTATTGAAGACCACGACATCGCACTAG
- a CDS encoding fused MFS/spermidine synthase, with protein sequence MLIKRKSIEQAESSRRPARKPKFAPVTLSEQDGVRYLHFGTEWVQGAMRIRKPDWPELEYAQQMMAWMLFIDQPRAIAQLGLGAATLTKACYRHFPEASVTAVELNPAVTAICASMFKLPPEDERLRVLEMDALDFVLDDANHGRFDVLQCDLYDATARGPVLDTPEFYRACEACLADGGIMTVNLFGDHPSFAKNIKAMRFAFDQVICLPEVHDGNVVALCFKDRPDLDPARLAARAAAIAAATKLPAKAWLKGLQAGLQAG encoded by the coding sequence ATGCTCATCAAACGCAAATCCATCGAACAGGCCGAATCCTCGCGCCGTCCCGCGCGCAAGCCCAAGTTCGCCCCTGTCACCCTGTCCGAACAGGACGGCGTGCGCTATCTCCACTTCGGTACCGAATGGGTACAAGGTGCCATGCGCATCCGCAAGCCGGATTGGCCCGAACTCGAATATGCCCAGCAGATGATGGCCTGGATGCTGTTCATCGATCAGCCGCGCGCCATCGCCCAGCTCGGCCTGGGCGCCGCCACGCTGACCAAGGCCTGCTACCGCCATTTCCCCGAAGCCAGCGTGACCGCGGTCGAACTGAACCCGGCCGTCACCGCGATCTGCGCCTCGATGTTCAAGCTGCCGCCCGAGGACGAACGATTGCGCGTGCTGGAAATGGATGCGCTCGATTTCGTGCTGGACGACGCCAACCACGGCCGCTTCGACGTCCTGCAGTGCGATTTATATGACGCCACCGCGCGCGGCCCGGTGCTGGACACGCCCGAGTTTTATCGAGCGTGCGAAGCCTGCCTGGCGGACGGCGGCATCATGACCGTCAATTTGTTCGGCGACCACCCCAGCTTCGCCAAGAACATCAAGGCGATGCGCTTCGCCTTCGACCAGGTGATCTGCCTGCCCGAAGTCCACGACGGCAACGTGGTCGCACTGTGCTTCAAGGACAGGCCGGACCTCGATCCGGCGCGCCTGGCCGCACGCGCCGCCGCCATCGCCGCCGCCACCAAGCTGCCGGCCAAGGCCTGGCTCAAGGGCTTGCAGGCGGGGTTGCAGGCCGGCTAG
- a CDS encoding glycine zipper 2TM domain-containing protein: protein MNFNAKLILAAVGVCALPLASAQADNFEDYGRVTRVQPRIEQVRTPRQECRTEYVQNQVQPQRSQGGSVIGGIAGALLGSQVGGGNGKVAAAAAGAIAGAVVGDRVDNDGRNYAPQTQEQAVRQCRTVDSVEQRTNGYDVTYDYRGRSYTTVMGRDPGNRIRLRVSVEPDQYQ, encoded by the coding sequence ATGAACTTCAATGCCAAACTGATTCTTGCAGCAGTGGGCGTGTGCGCCCTGCCGCTGGCGTCTGCTCAAGCCGACAATTTCGAGGACTACGGCCGCGTCACCCGCGTCCAGCCGCGCATCGAGCAAGTGCGCACCCCGCGTCAGGAATGCCGCACCGAATATGTCCAGAACCAGGTCCAGCCGCAGCGCAGCCAGGGCGGTTCCGTGATCGGCGGTATCGCCGGCGCCCTGCTGGGCAGCCAGGTCGGCGGCGGCAACGGCAAGGTCGCGGCAGCCGCGGCCGGTGCGATCGCCGGCGCCGTGGTCGGCGACCGCGTCGACAACGACGGCCGCAACTATGCGCCGCAGACCCAGGAACAGGCCGTGCGCCAGTGCCGTACCGTCGATTCGGTCGAGCAGCGCACCAATGGCTACGACGTCACCTACGACTACCGCGGGCGTTCGTACACCACCGTGATGGGCCGCGATCCGGGCAACCGCATCCGCCTGCGCGTGTCGGTCGAGCCGGATCAGTACCAGTAA
- a CDS encoding barstar family protein, whose translation MSLLMRVPQNLVQAIRAYRITELQKEAVRLGHHFLYAMCSNALTKQQVCARIGEQFYFSKPCSKNFDALRNCLTDVIAGAGPQPGFIAVLDQLPNTQKFDKEARETLLDVFRDAAEFWAEKKVPFRVFYSFEEPQSPQSVGWVGARPFE comes from the coding sequence ATGAGTTTGTTGATGAGAGTACCGCAGAATCTTGTGCAAGCCATCCGCGCCTACCGTATCACGGAGCTGCAGAAGGAAGCGGTGCGATTGGGCCATCATTTTCTCTACGCCATGTGCTCGAATGCCCTGACCAAGCAGCAAGTCTGCGCCCGCATCGGCGAACAGTTTTATTTCTCCAAGCCCTGCAGCAAGAATTTCGATGCGTTGCGTAATTGCCTCACCGACGTCATCGCCGGCGCCGGCCCCCAGCCCGGGTTCATCGCCGTGCTCGACCAACTGCCGAATACCCAGAAATTCGACAAGGAAGCGCGCGAGACGCTGCTCGACGTGTTCCGCGACGCGGCCGAGTTCTGGGCGGAGAAAAAGGTGCCGTTCCGGGTGTTTTACTCGTTCGAGGAACCGCAGTCGCCGCAATCGGTGGGCTGGGTGGGCGCGCGACCGTTCGAGTGA
- the purN gene encoding phosphoribosylglycinamide formyltransferase, whose translation MKNIVILISGRGSNMEAIVRALEAGRWPARVAAVISNKADAKGLAFARAHGIPTAVVPSKEFATRDAFDAALRQAVDGYAPDLVVLAGFMRILTAPFVEHYAGRMLNIHPSLLPLFPGLATHRQALAAGVSEHGATVHFVTAELDHGPAVLQARIPVLPGDTEDSLAQRLLEHEHIIYPQAVRLFVEDRLRIEGGAVRILETAGA comes from the coding sequence ATGAAAAATATCGTGATCCTTATTTCTGGCCGCGGCAGCAACATGGAAGCCATCGTGCGAGCGCTCGAAGCCGGGCGCTGGCCGGCGCGCGTCGCCGCCGTGATCAGCAATAAGGCCGACGCCAAGGGGCTGGCATTCGCCCGGGCGCATGGCATTCCGACCGCGGTGGTGCCCAGCAAAGAATTTGCCACGCGCGACGCCTTCGATGCGGCGCTGCGCCAGGCCGTCGACGGTTACGCACCGGACCTGGTGGTGCTGGCCGGCTTCATGCGCATCCTGACGGCGCCTTTCGTCGAGCACTATGCCGGGCGCATGCTGAACATCCACCCGTCGCTGCTGCCGCTGTTCCCGGGCCTGGCCACGCATCGCCAGGCGCTGGCCGCGGGCGTGTCCGAACACGGCGCCACCGTGCACTTCGTCACCGCCGAGCTGGACCACGGTCCGGCGGTGCTGCAGGCGCGCATCCCGGTGCTGCCCGGCGATACCGAGGACAGCCTGGCGCAGCGCCTGCTGGAACACGAACACATCATTTATCCGCAAGCGGTGCGCCTGTTCGTCGAAGACCGGCTGCGCATCGAAGGCGGCGCGGTCCGCATCCTCGAGACCGCCGGCGCTTGA
- a CDS encoding RsmB/NOP family class I SAM-dependent RNA methyltransferase — translation MRLPPAILGNAEEVLREILRFTAPADVTLSRYFKDHPRLGGRERGAIAECVYAVLRNKTFFTDFAGAGATMRRLTLLGMAEAIGVDSLGGLSDDETAFLARIKDIDRSLLPPKKLANLPDWLYDKFVAQYGEEETQQLAAVLNTPAPLDLRVNSLKADRDKVIAELATAPIVAEPTPYSALGLRIQKKPALQNLPLFKEGAIEVQDEGSQVLAQLLGARRGEMVVDFCAGAGGKTLAIGALMRNTGRLYAFDVSEKRLTKLKPRMARSGLSNVHPVVIAHERDAKVKRLAGKIDRVLVDAPCSGMGTLRRNPDVKWRQQPEGIAEMTQKQASILDGAARLVKFGGRLVYATCSLLNEENDGIVEQFLATHPDFDLVPMHKVLAEQRIALEMGDTLKMLPHKHGTDGFFAAVFERKSAQAGTAKADEPAVESGDAADADAAA, via the coding sequence ATGAGATTGCCACCCGCGATTCTCGGCAATGCGGAAGAGGTATTGCGCGAGATCCTGCGCTTTACCGCGCCTGCCGACGTCACCCTGTCGCGCTACTTCAAGGACCATCCGCGCCTGGGCGGACGCGAACGCGGCGCCATCGCCGAGTGCGTATATGCCGTGCTGCGCAACAAGACCTTCTTCACCGATTTCGCCGGCGCCGGCGCCACCATGCGCCGCCTGACCCTGCTCGGCATGGCGGAAGCCATCGGCGTCGATTCGTTGGGCGGTTTGTCGGACGACGAAACCGCGTTCCTGGCACGCATCAAGGACATCGACCGTTCGCTGCTGCCGCCGAAAAAGCTGGCCAACCTGCCGGACTGGCTGTACGACAAGTTCGTGGCCCAATATGGCGAGGAAGAGACGCAACAGTTGGCCGCGGTACTGAACACCCCGGCGCCGCTCGACCTGCGCGTGAACTCGCTCAAGGCCGACCGCGACAAGGTGATCGCCGAGCTGGCCACCGCGCCGATCGTGGCCGAACCGACGCCATACTCGGCGCTCGGCCTGCGCATCCAGAAAAAGCCGGCGCTGCAGAACCTGCCGCTATTCAAGGAAGGCGCGATCGAAGTCCAGGACGAGGGCAGCCAGGTGCTGGCCCAACTGCTGGGCGCGCGCCGCGGCGAGATGGTGGTCGACTTTTGCGCCGGCGCCGGCGGCAAGACGCTGGCGATCGGCGCTCTCATGCGCAACACCGGCCGCCTGTATGCCTTCGACGTGTCGGAAAAGCGCTTGACCAAGCTGAAGCCGCGCATGGCGAGGAGCGGGCTGTCGAACGTGCATCCGGTGGTGATCGCGCACGAGCGTGATGCCAAGGTAAAACGTCTGGCTGGCAAGATCGACCGCGTGCTGGTCGATGCGCCGTGCTCGGGCATGGGCACGCTGCGCCGCAATCCGGACGTGAAATGGCGCCAGCAGCCGGAAGGCATCGCCGAGATGACGCAAAAGCAGGCGTCGATCCTGGACGGCGCGGCGCGCCTGGTGAAGTTCGGCGGGCGCCTGGTGTACGCCACCTGCAGCCTGCTGAACGAGGAAAACGACGGCATCGTCGAACAGTTCCTGGCGACGCATCCGGACTTCGACCTGGTGCCGATGCACAAGGTGCTGGCCGAGCAGCGCATCGCACTGGAGATGGGCGACACGCTCAAGATGCTGCCGCACAAGCATGGCACCGATGGCTTCTTCGCCGCGGTGTTCGAGCGCAAATCCGCCCAGGCCGGCACCGCCAAGGCCGATGAACCCGCGGTCGAAAGCGGCGACGCCGCCGACGCCGACGCCGCCGCCTGA
- a CDS encoding mechanosensitive ion channel family protein, producing MPLTSLIGDLIDDMSRPGMPWQLAAVAACMLVGWLAARLVQGWWYRRQRGNAEVQGGVRHTGVESFTRVMAPLLVVGLLAASRYLLEKNHFHTNIVKVAMPLFLSLAVIRLVFYLLRRVFGRRGQLGEAFVTFEKIFAAVVWVAVALYITGMWPDIFDFLDSYRIPIAPKKYVTLADVLQAIVSVVVLLMLALWAGAALEERLMGVNALHSSLRVALARVSRAFLIIGAVLLSLNLVGIDLTVLSVFGGALGVGLGLGMQRIASNYVSGFIILIERSLSIGDMISVSNFTGKVTQINTRYTVLQGLDGVETVLPNEMLISGPVLNQSLTTRRVRATTKVTVAYGSDLDVVMPLLAAQAAGVARVLDEPAPGCSLSRFGNDGYELDVGFWIADPENGQGGVAAEINKRIYALVQAGTIKLGYPSVDTRLLDSHIASVVARITQSDPNLSPPAN from the coding sequence ATGCCGCTGACCAGCCTGATCGGAGACTTGATTGACGACATGAGCCGCCCCGGCATGCCATGGCAGCTGGCGGCGGTCGCCGCCTGCATGCTGGTCGGCTGGCTGGCGGCGCGCCTGGTGCAGGGCTGGTGGTACCGGCGCCAGCGCGGCAATGCCGAGGTGCAGGGTGGCGTCCGCCATACCGGCGTGGAAAGTTTCACACGCGTAATGGCGCCGCTGCTGGTGGTCGGGCTGCTGGCCGCGTCGCGCTATCTGCTGGAAAAGAACCACTTTCATACGAATATCGTGAAAGTGGCGATGCCGCTGTTCCTGTCGCTGGCCGTGATCCGCCTGGTGTTCTACCTGCTGCGGCGGGTGTTCGGCCGGCGCGGGCAGCTGGGCGAAGCCTTCGTCACCTTCGAGAAGATCTTCGCGGCCGTGGTGTGGGTGGCGGTGGCGCTGTACATCACCGGCATGTGGCCGGACATCTTCGATTTCCTCGACAGCTACCGGATTCCGATCGCGCCCAAGAAGTACGTGACGCTGGCCGACGTGCTGCAGGCGATCGTCTCGGTGGTCGTGCTGCTGATGCTGGCGCTGTGGGCCGGCGCTGCCCTGGAAGAACGGCTGATGGGGGTGAATGCGCTGCACAGTTCGCTGCGCGTGGCGCTGGCGCGCGTCAGCCGCGCTTTCCTGATCATCGGCGCGGTGCTGCTCAGCCTGAACCTGGTCGGCATCGATCTGACGGTGTTGTCGGTATTCGGCGGCGCGCTCGGCGTCGGCCTCGGCCTGGGCATGCAGCGCATCGCCAGCAACTACGTCTCCGGTTTCATCATTTTGATCGAGCGCAGCCTGTCGATCGGCGACATGATTTCGGTGAGCAATTTCACCGGCAAGGTCACCCAGATCAATACCCGCTACACGGTGCTGCAGGGGCTGGACGGCGTGGAAACCGTGCTGCCGAACGAAATGCTGATTTCCGGGCCGGTGCTGAACCAGTCGCTGACCACGCGCCGCGTGCGCGCGACGACCAAGGTGACGGTGGCCTACGGCTCCGACCTGGACGTGGTGATGCCGCTGCTGGCGGCGCAGGCGGCCGGGGTGGCGCGCGTGCTGGACGAGCCGGCGCCCGGCTGCTCGCTGTCGCGTTTCGGCAACGACGGCTACGAACTCGACGTCGGCTTCTGGATCGCCGATCCGGAAAACGGGCAGGGCGGCGTGGCGGCCGAAATCAACAAGCGAATCTATGCGCTGGTACAAGCCGGCACCATCAAACTCGGGTATCCATCGGTTGATACTCGCCTGCTCGACTCCCATATAGCCTCGGTTGTGGCGCGGATCACGCAATCGGATCCGAATTTATCGCCCCCGGCGAATTGA
- a CDS encoding DesA family fatty acid desaturase: MNFLSNIFHAVLSFLDGGLLDLSVWQVVVYTLVVTHITIAGVTIYLHRHQAHRALELHPIASHFFRFWLWLTTGQVTKEWAAVHRKHHAKCETVDDPHSPVTYGIKKVLLEGAELYRTETKNKETLEKYGHGCPNDWIENKLYTKYSWLGVSMLLPLNVMLFGVIGITIWAVQMLWIPITAAGIINGLGHFWGYRNYDCNDAATNLMPWGILIGGEELHNNHHTFATSAKLSNKWYEFDIGWAYIRTMEMIGLAKVKKVAPKPKLAKNKLEADFDTLQAVIANRYDVMAKYAKSVKAAFREEVEHLKHKAELEARFLKSSRKLMQREPAKLAAPQQAQLTELFQHSKALETMHQMRVELGAIWERSHSTRDQLLHQLQDWCARAEASGIKALQEFSLRLRSYA; this comes from the coding sequence ATGAATTTCCTGAGCAACATCTTCCACGCCGTGCTGTCCTTCTTGGATGGCGGCCTGCTGGACTTGTCGGTCTGGCAGGTGGTCGTGTACACGCTGGTCGTGACCCACATCACGATCGCCGGCGTCACCATCTACCTGCACCGCCACCAGGCCCACCGCGCGCTGGAACTGCACCCGATCGCCAGCCATTTCTTCCGTTTCTGGCTGTGGCTGACCACCGGCCAGGTGACCAAGGAATGGGCAGCGGTGCACCGCAAGCACCACGCCAAGTGCGAAACCGTCGACGATCCGCACAGCCCGGTCACCTACGGCATCAAGAAGGTGCTGCTGGAAGGTGCGGAACTGTACCGCACCGAGACCAAGAACAAGGAAACCCTGGAAAAGTATGGCCACGGTTGCCCGAACGACTGGATCGAGAACAAGCTGTACACCAAGTACAGCTGGCTGGGCGTGTCGATGCTGCTGCCGCTGAACGTCATGCTGTTCGGCGTGATCGGCATCACGATCTGGGCAGTGCAGATGCTGTGGATCCCGATCACCGCGGCCGGCATCATCAACGGCCTGGGCCACTTCTGGGGCTACCGCAACTACGACTGCAACGATGCCGCGACCAACCTGATGCCTTGGGGCATCCTGATCGGCGGCGAGGAATTGCACAACAACCACCACACCTTCGCCACCTCGGCCAAGCTGTCCAACAAGTGGTACGAGTTCGACATCGGCTGGGCTTACATCCGCACCATGGAAATGATCGGCCTGGCGAAGGTGAAAAAAGTGGCGCCGAAGCCGAAGCTGGCCAAGAACAAGCTGGAAGCCGACTTCGACACGCTGCAGGCGGTGATCGCCAACCGCTACGACGTGATGGCCAAGTACGCCAAGTCGGTGAAGGCGGCGTTCCGCGAGGAAGTCGAGCACCTGAAGCACAAGGCCGAGCTGGAAGCGCGCTTCCTCAAGAGCTCGCGCAAGCTGATGCAGCGCGAACCGGCCAAGCTGGCCGCGCCGCAGCAAGCCCAGCTGACCGAGCTGTTCCAGCACAGCAAGGCGCTGGAAACCATGCACCAGATGCGCGTGGAACTGGGCGCGATCTGGGAACGTTCGCACTCGACCCGCGACCAGCTGCTGCACCAGCTGCAGGACTGGTGCGCACGCGCCGAAGCCTCGGGCATCAAGGCGCTGCAGGAGTTCTCGCTGCGCCTGCGCAGCTACGCCTGA